One genomic region from Candidatus Tanganyikabacteria bacterium encodes:
- the cas5u6u gene encoding type I-U CRISPR-associated protein Cas5/Cas6, with protein sequence MLAIEIELLTGRYVATAHNDRGRAEWPPHPARFFSALVAALYDTEDVDEAKRAALTWLEQQSAPSLWVDPESRIGRRQVQDVYVPVNDVTLGGDAAIREAETKVSEAKTPATRRKAEDALEKVKRRAVAVNAQPSDKALATAVALMPERRTRQVRTFPVVLPETPTFAFLWPTADPSPHRASLVQLCARVTRLGHSSSLVRCSLVDRELKPTLVPSDEGDVVLRVVGPGQLERLDRAFDHHQGVQSRVLPARPQRYRPAFEETAATPQAESVFSADWVIFERLSGSRPVASRATDLARALRGALIELHGNQHLPETLSGHAESGPTKRPHVAFVPLPFVGHERADGALMGCALVPPRELPDRDREMLLRLVAKWEMERSDERGNLTLAGGTLPPFHVRRVNVSAKAALDPMRWCRASTRFITATPIALDKNPGNLRSNQGGTAYKAALEAQQSISDACLRVVGIRPASVEVSLAPLLSGAQHVRDFLPWPGRPGSAPRVRIHADIQFDAPVRGPLLLGAGRYFGLGLCLPVENR encoded by the coding sequence ATGCTCGCGATCGAGATAGAGCTCTTGACGGGGCGCTACGTGGCGACTGCTCACAACGATCGCGGACGCGCGGAGTGGCCGCCACACCCTGCGCGCTTCTTCTCGGCGCTGGTCGCCGCGCTCTACGACACCGAGGATGTTGACGAGGCCAAGCGAGCGGCGCTCACCTGGCTCGAGCAGCAGAGCGCGCCGTCGCTATGGGTCGATCCCGAGTCGAGGATCGGGAGGCGGCAGGTGCAGGACGTCTACGTGCCGGTCAACGACGTCACGCTCGGCGGCGACGCGGCTATCCGCGAGGCTGAAACCAAGGTGTCCGAGGCCAAGACGCCCGCGACAAGGCGGAAGGCCGAGGATGCGCTTGAGAAGGTCAAGAGAAGGGCCGTCGCCGTTAATGCCCAGCCTTCCGACAAGGCGCTCGCAACGGCGGTTGCTTTGATGCCCGAGCGGCGCACACGTCAGGTGCGAACGTTTCCGGTCGTGCTCCCCGAGACACCAACCTTCGCGTTCCTCTGGCCCACAGCCGACCCTTCGCCACATCGTGCCTCGCTCGTACAGCTCTGCGCGCGTGTGACTCGCCTGGGCCACTCTTCTTCGCTCGTGCGATGTAGCCTGGTCGATCGCGAACTCAAACCGACGCTCGTTCCAAGCGACGAGGGCGACGTCGTTCTGCGCGTGGTCGGTCCCGGCCAGCTTGAGCGCCTCGACCGAGCCTTCGACCACCATCAGGGCGTCCAGAGCCGCGTACTTCCAGCGCGTCCGCAACGCTATCGCCCGGCGTTCGAGGAGACGGCAGCTACCCCGCAAGCCGAGAGCGTGTTCTCTGCCGACTGGGTCATCTTCGAGCGATTAAGTGGGTCACGGCCGGTCGCTTCACGCGCGACCGATCTCGCGCGTGCCCTGCGTGGTGCGTTGATCGAGCTCCACGGCAACCAACATCTTCCTGAGACGCTCTCGGGACACGCGGAGAGCGGCCCAACGAAACGGCCGCACGTCGCGTTCGTCCCGCTGCCGTTCGTCGGGCACGAGCGCGCCGACGGTGCGCTCATGGGCTGCGCGCTGGTGCCACCTCGCGAGCTTCCCGATCGCGACCGCGAGATGCTGCTCCGCCTCGTAGCGAAGTGGGAGATGGAGCGCTCGGACGAGCGCGGCAACCTCACGCTCGCCGGCGGAACGCTGCCGCCGTTCCACGTCCGCCGCGTGAACGTGTCGGCGAAGGCCGCTCTCGACCCGATGCGGTGGTGTCGGGCCTCCACGCGCTTCATCACCGCGACGCCAATCGCCCTCGACAAGAACCCCGGCAACCTGCGCAGCAACCAGGGCGGCACCGCATACAAGGCCGCGCTGGAGGCCCAGCAAAGCATCAGCGACGCCTGCCTGCGCGTCGTTGGCATTCGGCCCGCGTCGGTCGAAGTGTCGCTCGCTCCGCTGCTCTCAGGTGCGCAGCACGTTCGCGACTTTCTGCCGTGGCCTGGGCGACCCGGTAGCGCGCCGCGCGTGCGCATTCATGCCGACATCCAATTCGACGCACCTGTCAGAGGCCCGCTGCTTCTCGGCGCTGGTCGCTACTTCGGCCTCGGACTCTGCCTGCCCGTGGAGAATCGATGA
- the cas3u gene encoding type I-U CRISPR-associated helicase/endonuclease Cas3 gives MTLTARDFAAFHEAVHDGKEPFAWQQRLLEKIVSDKAWPRVLDLPTGSGKTTCIDVALFALALDVENKVADRWCPRRISMVVDRRIVVDQVAERGRKLLRALMTSRDDVVVRVSERLRSLARTGEEPIGVFTLRGGMPKDDGWARTPDQPLVIASTVDQVGSRMLMQGYGVSQGMKPVHAGLLANDTLLLLDEVHLSEPFRQTLDQLARLRTRFSASGVKTRFAHAFLSATPGAEEQQPFALLDCEKKPDSALGPRLNASKPVRLVEADDRTDLEKACVEQAKDMLERHRTIAVVVNRVASASVIARQLCEMLRTDATVTLLTGRMRPLDRDEVLRELRPAVQTGRSRRYDSPKRVIVGTQCIEAGADFDFDALVTEAASLDSLRQRLGRVDRLGEYKMAEGVIIYDKSTKDDPIYGRAIAETVKWFKGQEKERPKKLKDELKKLKDEAKKLNCETKLQAEAQIARMAMVDFGVLALEVPAGDEQTKLLAPRPNAPMLLPAYLDLWAQTSPAPRQVPDVSLWLHGPSSGPAEVQVVWRADLTEEVLQRRNVEAATAIVAAVRPSSLEAISLPFVTARAWLANLPASDFGDTEGAMPEDGDMPMTAGRCALRWRGDESKIVCAQSDSEPSLKPGDTIVVPVSYGGIRSGCFDATSTEPVEDRAEQAELLARARPVLRLHPVVVDKLGLSLPLDDPDEARTVLGLLASNGDWPAWKRLWAEKLAKGRGSHVVPGEPSWTVIEARRVQIAALREVLQPEETLENGVELTTDGDDSFHAGRDVSLAEHSANVETFAREYATRCGLEAGLAEQLAIAAWLHDIGKADRRFQLMLRGGSEIEFFKDEEPWAKSAMPPGAREAHRLAQQKSGYPRGARHEVQSLAMLQGQLEAVKKGLTKADAADEPHLDLVLHLVASHHGYCRPFAPAVIDESPVDVSLAEHVSKTFGEIDFASTTSCNGLHRLDSPLADRFWALVAKYGWQELCWLEAIFRLADHRASEEEQSKP, from the coding sequence ATGACGCTCACGGCAAGGGACTTCGCTGCGTTCCACGAGGCCGTGCATGACGGCAAGGAGCCATTCGCATGGCAGCAGCGTTTGCTCGAGAAAATCGTTTCCGACAAGGCTTGGCCGCGCGTGCTCGACCTGCCGACTGGCTCGGGCAAGACGACATGCATTGACGTCGCGCTGTTCGCGCTCGCACTCGATGTGGAGAACAAGGTCGCGGACCGCTGGTGCCCGCGGCGCATCTCGATGGTCGTGGATCGACGCATCGTGGTCGATCAGGTCGCCGAGCGCGGTCGGAAGCTCTTGCGCGCGTTGATGACGAGCAGGGATGACGTCGTCGTCAGGGTCTCCGAGCGACTGCGCTCGCTGGCCCGGACCGGCGAAGAGCCGATCGGCGTCTTCACGCTGCGCGGTGGCATGCCCAAGGACGACGGCTGGGCGCGCACGCCCGATCAGCCGCTCGTTATCGCCTCGACCGTCGATCAGGTCGGCTCGCGCATGCTCATGCAGGGCTACGGCGTGAGCCAGGGCATGAAGCCGGTGCATGCGGGCCTGCTGGCCAACGACACGCTGCTCCTCCTCGACGAGGTGCATCTCTCAGAGCCGTTCCGGCAGACGCTCGATCAGCTAGCGCGCCTGCGAACGCGCTTCTCGGCCAGCGGTGTGAAGACGCGCTTTGCCCACGCGTTTTTGTCGGCGACGCCGGGAGCCGAGGAGCAGCAACCCTTCGCGCTGCTCGACTGCGAGAAGAAGCCAGACTCGGCGCTTGGACCGCGTCTGAATGCGAGCAAGCCCGTGCGTCTCGTCGAGGCGGACGACCGGACCGACCTGGAGAAAGCTTGCGTCGAGCAGGCGAAGGATATGCTCGAAAGGCATCGCACGATCGCCGTGGTCGTCAACCGAGTCGCCAGCGCCAGCGTGATCGCGCGACAGCTTTGCGAGATGCTGCGCACTGATGCGACGGTCACGCTGCTCACCGGCCGCATGCGCCCGCTCGACCGTGACGAAGTGCTCCGCGAGCTGAGGCCCGCCGTGCAGACGGGGCGCAGTCGGAGGTACGACAGCCCGAAGCGCGTCATCGTCGGCACCCAGTGCATTGAGGCGGGCGCGGACTTCGACTTCGACGCCCTAGTTACCGAGGCCGCTAGCCTTGACAGCCTTCGACAGCGCCTCGGTCGCGTGGATCGGCTTGGGGAGTACAAGATGGCCGAGGGCGTCATCATCTACGACAAGTCCACCAAGGACGATCCGATCTACGGCAGGGCCATCGCCGAGACGGTCAAGTGGTTCAAGGGACAAGAGAAGGAGCGCCCGAAGAAGCTCAAGGACGAGCTGAAGAAACTCAAGGACGAAGCCAAGAAGCTCAACTGCGAAACAAAGCTGCAGGCAGAAGCACAGATCGCCAGAATGGCGATGGTGGATTTCGGCGTACTCGCGCTCGAGGTGCCTGCCGGCGACGAGCAGACGAAGTTGCTCGCACCTAGGCCGAATGCGCCGATGCTACTCCCCGCGTACCTCGACTTGTGGGCGCAGACCTCTCCCGCACCGAGGCAGGTCCCCGATGTGAGCCTCTGGCTGCATGGGCCAAGCTCCGGGCCGGCGGAGGTGCAGGTCGTATGGCGCGCCGATCTCACGGAGGAAGTGCTTCAGCGTCGAAATGTCGAGGCGGCAACGGCCATCGTGGCGGCAGTGCGGCCTTCGAGCCTCGAAGCCATCTCGCTGCCCTTCGTGACCGCGCGGGCGTGGCTCGCGAACTTGCCCGCGAGCGATTTTGGTGACACTGAGGGCGCGATGCCAGAGGACGGCGATATGCCAATGACGGCAGGGCGATGTGCGCTCCGCTGGAGGGGCGACGAAAGTAAGATCGTCTGCGCGCAGTCCGACTCGGAGCCCTCGCTGAAGCCGGGTGACACCATCGTCGTGCCTGTGAGCTACGGCGGCATCCGCAGCGGTTGCTTCGACGCTACCTCGACCGAGCCGGTCGAAGACCGCGCGGAACAGGCCGAACTGTTAGCGCGCGCGCGGCCTGTGCTGCGGCTACATCCCGTCGTTGTCGACAAACTCGGGCTCTCGTTGCCGCTCGACGATCCCGACGAGGCGCGCACCGTGCTCGGCCTCCTCGCCTCGAATGGCGACTGGCCTGCGTGGAAGCGCCTCTGGGCAGAGAAGCTCGCCAAGGGGCGAGGTTCGCACGTCGTTCCCGGTGAGCCTTCGTGGACCGTGATCGAAGCGAGGCGAGTGCAGATCGCCGCTCTTCGAGAGGTTCTTCAGCCCGAGGAGACGCTCGAAAACGGCGTCGAACTGACGACCGACGGCGACGACTCGTTTCATGCGGGACGGGACGTCTCGCTCGCCGAGCACAGCGCTAACGTCGAGACGTTCGCGCGTGAGTACGCGACGCGCTGTGGTCTCGAGGCGGGGCTCGCAGAGCAGCTCGCGATTGCCGCATGGTTGCACGACATAGGCAAGGCCGACCGGCGCTTTCAGCTCATGCTGCGTGGCGGGAGCGAGATTGAGTTTTTCAAGGACGAGGAGCCGTGGGCCAAGTCGGCAATGCCGCCTGGAGCGCGTGAGGCACATCGACTCGCGCAGCAGAAGAGCGGCTATCCTCGAGGAGCGCGCCACGAGGTACAGTCGCTTGCAATGCTCCAGGGACAGCTGGAGGCCGTGAAGAAGGGTTTGACGAAGGCGGACGCCGCTGATGAGCCCCATCTCGATTTAGTACTCCATCTCGTGGCGAGCCACCACGGCTACTGCCGGCCCTTCGCGCCCGCCGTCATTGACGAGAGCCCCGTCGACGTGTCGCTCGCTGAGCACGTGAGCAAGACATTCGGCGAAATCGACTTCGCCTCGACAACATCCTGCAACGGACTGCACCGGCTCGACTCGCCGCTGGCCGACCGTTTCTGGGCGCTGGTCGCGAAGTACGGCTGGCAAGAACTGTGCTGGCTCGAGGCGATCTTTCGCCTCGCCGATCACCGCGCCAGCGAAGAAGAGCAATCAAAGCCATGA
- a CDS encoding helix-turn-helix transcriptional regulator yields the protein MPPVTALPTNQAIASVIRLLRKQANLTQGRLSQESGLSQPAISEMERGNRLDLDNLRAVASPLGMSVWQLLRMAEMLDKSPDAVRGIITSGMAAEAQLEPEEMEALFSKAMGE from the coding sequence TTGCCGCCCGTCACAGCACTTCCTACAAACCAGGCGATCGCCTCGGTGATCCGCCTGCTGCGGAAGCAGGCGAACCTGACCCAGGGCCGCCTTTCGCAAGAGTCGGGCCTGAGTCAACCCGCCATTAGTGAGATGGAACGCGGGAATCGCCTGGATCTCGATAATCTGCGGGCCGTCGCGAGTCCACTCGGGATGAGCGTATGGCAGCTCCTGCGGATGGCCGAAATGCTGGACAAGTCGCCTGACGCGGTCAGGGGAATCATCACGAGCGGCATGGCTGCGGAAGCGCAGCTCGAGCCGGAGGAGATGGAAGCCCTGTTCTCGAAGGCCATGGGTGAGTGA
- a CDS encoding 1-acyl-sn-glycerol-3-phosphate acyltransferase, producing the protein MSLTYAAARALLKPLVDRQIHIRAEGADNVPREGPALVVCNHRSVVDPFVLGSVLERPVHFVAAPWMGAVPGLRELLSWMGILVLPSADRAGGLVRLGRRELARGALLAIFPEGEPPTLARHAHDALAPFRPGAARLILGAGIPDLAIVPAALVAGPERAALRLPGEWVHRYDPQNSLYGTEYIELLAYDVVTVRFGRPFAFDLPAAPQTANGRAARITAHLEAAIGSLLRD; encoded by the coding sequence ATGAGCCTGACCTATGCCGCCGCGCGAGCGTTGCTCAAGCCGCTGGTCGACCGGCAGATCCACATCCGGGCCGAAGGCGCGGACAACGTGCCGCGCGAGGGGCCGGCCCTGGTGGTCTGCAACCACCGGTCGGTGGTGGATCCCTTCGTGCTGGGCTCCGTGCTCGAGCGACCGGTGCACTTCGTGGCCGCGCCGTGGATGGGCGCGGTGCCCGGCCTGCGCGAACTGCTCTCGTGGATGGGCATCCTGGTGCTGCCGAGTGCCGACCGGGCGGGCGGCCTCGTGCGCCTCGGCCGGCGCGAACTGGCGAGGGGGGCGCTGCTGGCCATCTTCCCCGAGGGCGAGCCCCCGACGCTCGCCCGCCATGCCCACGACGCCCTGGCACCCTTCCGCCCCGGCGCGGCACGGCTCATCCTCGGGGCCGGGATTCCCGACCTGGCGATCGTCCCGGCCGCGCTCGTCGCCGGTCCCGAACGCGCCGCCCTGCGCCTGCCGGGAGAATGGGTCCACCGCTACGACCCGCAGAATTCGCTCTACGGGACCGAGTACATCGAACTCCTGGCCTACGACGTCGTCACGGTGCGCTTCGGCAGGCCGTTCGCATTCGACCTGCCGGCGGCGCCGCAAACGGCCAACGGCCGCGCCGCCCGCATCACCGCTCACCTCGAGGCGGCAATCGGCTCCTTGCTGCGCGACTGA
- the ffh gene encoding signal recognition particle protein: MMFESLSEKLQTLFKKLRGQGRLTEENLADALREVRRALLEADVALPVVKEFVARVKEQLVGQEVAAGLNPTQHLVKAVHDELVRLLGGAHAPLAQAAAGAGPAVVLMVGLQGSGKTTTSAKLALVLKRQGRRPLLAACDVYRPAAIKQLEILGKQIDVPVYVPEMSGFADDPVAIARAALERARRDSHDALIVDTAGRLHVDAEMMKEVRDLRDALQPTETLLVVDSMMGQDAVRTAEAFHQDLALTGVILTKLDGDTRGGAALSVKQVTGCPIKFAAVGEKLDALEPFHPDRIATRILGMGDVLTLIEKAQEAITPEQAKEMERKFRKAEFDLEDFLQQLGQMKKLGSVEQILGMLPIPGLSGQIKKEDLAKGEKHLKMVEVIIGSMTRQERHHPELINASRKSRIARGSGTTVQDVNKLLKDFEQMRQVMKQLSGFQKKLGKKLPRMLPNLPFPVM, translated from the coding sequence ATCATGTTCGAATCTCTAAGCGAGAAGCTTCAAACTCTTTTTAAGAAGCTGCGGGGCCAGGGTCGCCTTACCGAGGAAAATTTGGCCGATGCCCTGCGGGAAGTTCGGCGCGCGCTTCTCGAGGCCGACGTGGCCCTCCCGGTTGTCAAGGAGTTCGTGGCCCGGGTCAAGGAGCAACTCGTAGGCCAGGAAGTCGCGGCGGGCCTCAACCCTACGCAGCATCTGGTGAAGGCCGTCCACGACGAACTCGTGCGCCTGCTCGGCGGCGCCCATGCGCCCCTGGCGCAGGCCGCGGCCGGCGCCGGCCCGGCGGTCGTGCTCATGGTGGGCCTGCAGGGTTCGGGCAAGACCACGACTTCGGCCAAGCTCGCGCTCGTGCTCAAGCGCCAGGGGCGCCGGCCGCTGCTCGCGGCTTGCGACGTGTACCGCCCCGCGGCGATCAAGCAACTGGAGATCCTCGGCAAGCAAATCGACGTCCCCGTGTACGTACCCGAGATGAGCGGCTTCGCCGACGATCCCGTCGCGATCGCCCGGGCCGCGCTGGAACGGGCCAGGCGCGACTCCCACGACGCGCTGATCGTGGACACCGCCGGGCGCCTGCACGTCGACGCCGAGATGATGAAGGAGGTGCGAGACCTCCGGGATGCCCTCCAGCCCACGGAGACCTTGCTGGTCGTGGACTCCATGATGGGCCAGGACGCGGTCCGCACCGCCGAGGCCTTCCACCAGGACCTGGCGCTGACCGGCGTGATCCTCACCAAGCTCGACGGCGACACCCGCGGTGGCGCGGCCCTGTCGGTCAAGCAGGTCACGGGTTGCCCGATCAAGTTCGCCGCCGTGGGGGAGAAACTCGACGCCCTGGAGCCATTCCATCCCGATCGCATCGCCACGCGCATCCTCGGGATGGGGGACGTGCTCACGCTCATCGAGAAGGCCCAGGAGGCTATTACGCCCGAGCAGGCCAAGGAGATGGAGCGCAAGTTCCGCAAGGCCGAGTTCGACCTGGAAGACTTCCTGCAACAACTCGGGCAGATGAAGAAACTGGGCTCGGTCGAGCAGATCCTGGGCATGCTCCCGATTCCGGGCCTCTCGGGCCAGATCAAGAAGGAAGATTTGGCGAAAGGCGAGAAACACCTCAAAATGGTCGAGGTCATCATCGGATCGATGACCCGCCAGGAGCGGCACCATCCCGAATTGATCAACGCGTCGCGCAAGTCGCGCATCGCGCGGGGATCCGGCACCACCGTGCAGGACGTCAACAAGCTCTTGAAGGATTTCGAACAGATGCGGCAGGTCATGAAGCAGCTCTCGGGCTTCCAGAAGAAGCTCGGCAAGAAGTTGCCGCGGATGCTGCCCAATCTCCCGTTTCCCGTGATGTGA
- the rpsP gene encoding 30S ribosomal protein S16 — translation MVRIRLKRLGAKKHPKYRLVVMDSRDRRDGRVIEEIGYYDPQREPAELRITEEAAIKWLKNGAQPSDTARALLRKSGVLDKLGSAS, via the coding sequence GTGGTCAGAATCAGGCTGAAGCGCCTGGGCGCCAAGAAGCACCCCAAGTACCGGCTCGTGGTCATGGATTCGCGCGATCGCCGCGACGGCCGCGTGATCGAGGAGATCGGCTACTACGATCCGCAGCGCGAGCCGGCCGAACTGCGCATCACCGAAGAGGCCGCCATCAAGTGGCTGAAGAACGGCGCGCAGCCTTCCGACACCGCCCGCGCCCTCCTGCGCAAGAGCGGCGTGCTGGACAAGCTGGGTAGCGCTTCGTGA
- a CDS encoding KH domain-containing protein, with product MTEAKTGSAKGRGSKAKAAEKIKVEEPAAPPAAEAVAAVEATVEATVEAAPPGGLFSLEQCVEFVLRAIVQNQEALTIVRHDEEDKVRISVAVAPEDLGKVIGKQGRTINALRTVVKTAAARTNTQVVVDLEGKAV from the coding sequence GTGACCGAGGCCAAGACCGGCTCCGCCAAGGGCCGCGGCTCCAAGGCCAAGGCCGCCGAGAAGATCAAGGTCGAGGAGCCGGCAGCGCCCCCGGCGGCCGAGGCGGTCGCGGCCGTCGAGGCCACCGTCGAGGCCACCGTCGAGGCGGCGCCTCCGGGAGGTCTCTTCTCGCTCGAGCAATGCGTCGAGTTCGTGCTGCGGGCGATCGTCCAGAACCAGGAGGCCCTGACGATCGTGCGCCACGACGAGGAGGACAAGGTCCGCATCTCGGTGGCGGTCGCCCCCGAGGATCTGGGCAAGGTCATCGGCAAGCAGGGCCGCACGATCAACGCTCTCCGGACCGTGGTCAAGACCGCGGCGGCACGCACCAACACCCAGGTCGTCGTCGATCTGGAGGGCAAGGCTGTCTAG
- a CDS encoding amidohydrolase yields MPNFEFGPLDHLVGGVLQAAEPVFHPTLDFIATRLRSRWPRWLYRSMSFMGWKQVAAIFERHRVDDLLAAMDRNGISHSVVCAIEPFFLTEPIAEAIRPHPDRFSLFCAVDPYHPDPAARLAEILKKCPVHGMKVHPTLTGLNPSEPRMYRLLELARAHGLPVQIHTGTFPFDTGGWDDVNLLEPAIRDFPDVTIVLCHIGWDQYRQVLDLGERYPNVSVETSWQPAGVIRRAVARLGADRVLFGSDYPLLKQEYALAHIRQALDGDDYRRVVSGNAMRLLRLVSLADTHAASA; encoded by the coding sequence GTGCCGAACTTCGAGTTCGGGCCCCTGGATCACCTGGTCGGCGGGGTCCTCCAGGCCGCCGAGCCCGTCTTCCACCCGACGCTGGATTTCATCGCCACCCGGCTCCGGAGCCGGTGGCCGCGCTGGCTGTACCGCAGCATGTCGTTCATGGGCTGGAAGCAGGTCGCGGCCATCTTCGAGCGCCACCGGGTCGACGACTTGCTGGCCGCGATGGACCGCAACGGCATCTCCCATTCGGTCGTCTGCGCGATCGAGCCATTCTTCCTGACCGAGCCCATCGCCGAGGCCATCCGGCCCCATCCGGACCGCTTCAGCCTGTTTTGCGCGGTCGATCCCTATCACCCCGATCCCGCGGCTCGCCTGGCCGAGATCTTGAAGAAATGCCCCGTGCACGGCATGAAGGTCCACCCGACCCTCACGGGCCTCAATCCGTCCGAGCCGCGAATGTACCGCCTCCTCGAACTCGCGCGGGCGCACGGCTTGCCGGTGCAGATCCACACGGGGACCTTCCCCTTCGACACCGGGGGCTGGGACGATGTGAACCTGCTCGAACCGGCCATCCGCGACTTTCCCGACGTGACGATCGTGCTGTGCCACATCGGCTGGGATCAGTACCGACAGGTGCTGGATCTGGGCGAGCGGTACCCCAACGTGTCCGTCGAGACCTCCTGGCAGCCAGCCGGCGTCATTCGCCGGGCGGTGGCTCGCCTGGGCGCCGATCGGGTGCTGTTCGGGTCGGACTACCCGCTCCTCAAGCAGGAGTACGCCCTGGCGCATATTCGCCAGGCCCTGGACGGGGACGATTATCGCCGGGTGGTTTCGGGCAACGCCATGCGGCTGCTGCGACTGGTTTCGCTGGCCGACACGCACGCCGCCAGCGCCTGA
- a CDS encoding LysM peptidoglycan-binding domain-containing protein — MLAGDPGFALAQGGRSNFAFEWNGQPTGARIAAQEHVAAHDRIAPTPKIVAFEETHRPVARPVAREGAHVSQEARHLRNALARHEARSHRRGRYRAAVPALRGWTYRVRAGDSLWRIARRMLGSGHRWREIWQLNRAQVRNPHLIYPGQALRVGSGGSAWYKGHRRVGRSFYAVRGGQLVWADTGGPVRQPAHERVARSGGRKPGLVGPAGSAAAPGRSGASPTRSAAAPGGSGVAPEPKPVTRPTPKPVTQPTPRPVTQPAHDPVTAVPETVPETSPVAPPAAELPPVAPARPAPDPGVARYQPTPWAAAAQSLAFPGTVQWARGKRLHTAAIAGTEIAAIGTLAVGVLTGSRELQGAGLGVLVTNHVLAGVDAFAESDR, encoded by the coding sequence ATGCTGGCCGGCGATCCGGGCTTCGCCCTTGCGCAGGGCGGCAGGAGCAACTTCGCGTTCGAGTGGAACGGCCAGCCGACCGGCGCCCGCATCGCGGCCCAAGAGCATGTAGCCGCGCATGACCGGATCGCCCCCACGCCGAAGATCGTCGCTTTCGAGGAGACCCACCGGCCGGTGGCGCGGCCCGTGGCCCGGGAGGGGGCGCACGTGTCCCAGGAGGCGCGGCATCTTCGCAATGCGCTCGCTCGCCACGAGGCCAGGTCGCACCGGCGGGGAAGGTACCGCGCCGCGGTTCCCGCCTTGCGGGGTTGGACCTATCGCGTGCGCGCCGGGGACTCGCTCTGGCGAATCGCCAGGCGGATGCTTGGGTCTGGCCACCGGTGGCGCGAGATCTGGCAGCTCAATCGGGCGCAGGTCCGCAATCCGCACCTGATCTACCCGGGCCAGGCCTTGCGCGTCGGGTCGGGGGGATCGGCCTGGTACAAGGGCCACCGCCGCGTGGGCCGGTCGTTCTATGCGGTGCGCGGCGGGCAGCTTGTCTGGGCCGACACGGGCGGTCCGGTGCGGCAGCCCGCGCATGAGAGGGTGGCGCGGAGCGGCGGGCGAAAGCCTGGGTTGGTAGGGCCGGCCGGTTCGGCCGCGGCTCCGGGCAGGTCGGGCGCTTCCCCGACCCGGTCGGCCGCGGCCCCGGGCGGGTCGGGCGTGGCTCCCGAGCCGAAGCCGGTCACCCGGCCGACTCCGAAGCCGGTTACCCAGCCGACGCCGAGGCCGGTGACCCAGCCGGCTCATGATCCGGTCACCGCCGTACCCGAGACGGTGCCCGAGACGTCGCCGGTCGCGCCGCCGGCCGCCGAACTTCCGCCCGTAGCGCCGGCCCGGCCCGCGCCCGATCCGGGCGTCGCTCGCTACCAACCCACCCCATGGGCCGCCGCCGCGCAGTCGCTCGCATTCCCGGGCACGGTCCAGTGGGCGCGGGGCAAGCGGCTGCACACCGCCGCGATCGCCGGCACGGAAATCGCCGCGATCGGCACGCTGGCGGTCGGAGTGTTGACCGGGTCGCGGGAGCTCCAGGGCGCCGGTCTGGGCGTGCTGGTCACCAATCACGTCCTCGCGGGCGTCGACGCCTTCGCCGAGTCGGACCGCTAA